Proteins from a single region of Macaca thibetana thibetana isolate TM-01 chromosome 4, ASM2454274v1, whole genome shotgun sequence:
- the BAG6 gene encoding large proline-rich protein BAG6 isoform X15, with amino-acid sequence MEPNDSTSTSVEEPDSLEVLVKTLDSQTRTFIVGAQMNVKEFKEHIAASVSIPSEKQRLIYQGRVLQDDKKLQEYNVGGKVIHLVERAPPQTQLPSGASSGTGSASATHGGGPSPGTRGPGASVHDRNANSYVMVGTFNLPSDGSAVDVHINMEQAPIQSEPRVRLVMAQHMIRDIQTLLSRMECRGGPQPQHSQPPPQPPAVTQEPVALSSQTSEPVESEAPPREPMEAEEVEERAPAQNPELTPGPAPAGPTPAPETNAPNHPSPAEYVEVLQELQRLESRLQPFLQRYYEVLGAAATTDYNNNHEGREEDQRLINLVGESLRLLGNTFVALSDLRCNLACAPPRHLHVVRPMSHYTTPMVLQQAAIPIQINVGTTVTMTGNGTRPPPTPNAEAPPPGPGQASSTAPSSTNVESSTEGAPPPGPAPPPATSHPRVIRISHQSVEPVVMMHMNIQDSGTQPGGVPSAPTGPLGPPGHGQTLGSTLIQLPSLPPEFMHAVAHQITHQAMVAAVASAAAGQQVPGFPTAPTRVVIARPTPPQARPSHPGGPPVSGTLQGAGLGTNASLAQMVSGLVGQLLMQPVLVAQGTPGMAPPPAPATASASAGTTNTATTAGPAPGGPAQPPPTPQPSTADLQFSQLLGNLLGPAGPGAGGPGVASPTITVAMPGVPAFLQGMTDFLQATQTAPPPPPPPPPPQPAPEQQTMPPPSSPSGGPGSPGGLGLESLSPEFFTSVVQGVLSSLLGSLGARAGSSESIAAFIQRLSGSSNIFEPGADGALGFFGALLSLLCQNFSMVDVVMLLHGHFQPLQRLQPQLRSFFHQHYLGGQEPTPSNIRMATHTLITGLEEYVRESFSLVQVQPGVDIIRTNLEFLQEQFNSIAAHVLHCTDSGFGARLLELCNQGLFECLALNLHCLGGQQMELAAVINGRIRRMSRGVNPSLVSWLTTMMGLRLQVVLEHMPVGPDAILRYVRRVGDPPQPLPEEPMEVQGAERASPEPQRENASPAPGTTAEEAMSRGPPPAPEGGSRDEQDGASAETEPWAAAVPPEWVPIIQQDIQSQRKVKPQPPLSDAYLSGMPAKRRKTMQGEGPQLLLSEAVSRAAKAAGARPLTSPESLSRDLEAPEVQESYRQQLRSDIQKRLQEDPNYSPQRFPNAHRAFADDP; translated from the exons ATGGAGCCTAATGATAGTACCAGTACCTCTGTGGAGGAGCCTGACAGCTTGGAGGTGCTGGTGAAGACGCTGGACTCTCAAACTCGGACCTTTATTGTGGGGGCCCAG ATGAATGTAAAAGAGTTTAAGGAGCATATTGCTGCCTCTGTCAGCATCCCGTCTGAAAAACAACGGCTCATTTACCAGGGACGAGTTCTGCAAGATGATAAGAAGCTCCAGGAATACA ATGTTGGGGGAAAGGTTATCCACCTGGTGGAACGGGCTCCTCCTCAGACTCAGCTCCCTTCTGGGGCATCTTCTGGGACGGGGTCTGCCTCAGCCACTCATGGTGGGGGACCCTCGCCTGGTACTCGGGGGCCTGGGGCCTCTGTTCATGACCGGAATGCCAACAGCTATGTCATGGTTGGAACCTTCAATCTTCCT AGTGACGGCTCTGCTGTGGATGTTCACATCAACATGGAACAGGCCCCGATTCAG AGTGAGCCCCGGGTACGGCTGGTGATGGCTCAACACATGATCAGGGATATACAGACCTTACTATCCCGGATGGAG TGTCGAGGAGGACCCCAACCGCAGCATAGTCAGCCACCCCCGCAGCCACCAGCTGTGACCCAGGAGCCAGTAGCCTTGAGCTCTCAAACATCAGAACCAGTTGAAAGTGAAGCACCTCCTCGGGAGCCCATGGAGGCAGAAGAAGTGGAGGAGCGTGCCCCAGCCCAGAACCCGGAGCTCACTCCTGGTCCAGCCCCAGCGGGCCCAACACCTGCCCCGGAAACAAACGCACCCAA CCATCCTTCCCCTGCGGAGTATGTGGAGGTGCTCCAAGAGCTCCAGCGGCTGGAGAGTCGCCTCCAGCCCTTCTTGCAGCGCTACTACGAGGTTCTGGGTGCTGCTGCCACCACGGACTATAATAACAAT CACGAGGGCCGGGAGGAGGATCAGCGGTTGATCAACTTGGTGGGGGAGAGCCTGCGACTGCTGGGCAACACCTTTGTTGCACTGTCTGACCTGCGCTGCAATCTGGCCTGTGCGCCCCCACGACACCTGCATGTAGTCCGGCCTATGTCTCACTACACCACCCCCATGGTGCTCCAGCAGGCAGCCATTCCCATACAG ATCAACGTGGGAACCACTGTGACCATGACAGGAAATGGGACTCGGCCCCCCCCAACTCCCAATGCGGAGGCACCTCCCCCTGGTCCTGGGCAGGCCTCGTCCACGGCTCCGTCTTCTACCAATGTCGAGTCCTCAACTGAGGGGGCTCCCCCTCCAGGTCCAGCTCCCCCGCCAGCCACCAGCCACCCGAGGGTCATCCGGATTTCCCACCAGAGCGTGGAACCCGTGGTCATGATGCACATGAACATTCAAG ATTCTGGCACACAACCTGGTGGTGTTCCGAGTGCTCCCACTGGCCCCCTGGGGCCCCCTGGTCATGGCCAAACCCTGG GCTCCACCCTCATCCAGCTGCCCTCCCTGCCCCCTGAGTTCATGCACGCCGTCGCCCACCAGATCACTCATCAGGCCATGGTGGCAGCTGTTGCCTCCGCGGCCGCAG GACAGCAGGTACCAGGCTTCCCAACAGCTCCAACCCGGGTGGTGATTGCCCGGCCCACTCCTCCACAGGCTCGGCCTTCTCATCCTGGAGGGCCCCCAGTCTCTGGGACACTG CAGGGCGCCGGGCTGGGTACCAATGCTTCGTTGGCCCAGATGGTGAGCGGCCTTGTGGGGCAGCTTCTTATGCAGCCAGTCCTTGTGG CTCAGGGGACTCCAGGAATGGCTCCACCACCAGCCCCTGCCACTGCTTCTGCCAGTGCTGGCACCACCAACACAGCTACCACAGCTGGCCCCGCCCCTGGGGGGCCTGCCCAGCCTCCACCCACCCCTCAACCCTCCACGGCTGATCTTCAGTTCTCTCAGCTTCTGGGGAACCTGCTAGGGCCTGCCGGACCAGGGGCTGGAGGGCCTGGTGTGGCTTCTCCCACTATCACTGTGGCGATGCCTGGTGTCCCTGCCTTTCTCCAGGGCATGACTGACTTCTTGCAG GCAACACAGACAGCCCCtccaccacccccacctcctccacccccacaACCTGCCCCAGAGCAGCAGACCATGCCCCCACCAAGCTCCCCTTCTGGTGGGCCAGGGAGTCCTGGAGGCCTGGGTCTTGAGAGCCTATCACCGGAGTTTTTTACCTCAGTGGTGCAGGGTGTGCTGAGCTCCCTGCTGGGCTCCTTGGGGGCTCGGGCTGGCAGCAGTGAAAGTATTGCTGCCTTCATACAACGCCTCAGTGGATCCAGCAACATCTTTGAGCCTGGAGCTGATGGGGCCCTTG GATTCTTTGGGGCCCTGCTCTCTCTTCTGTGCCAGAACTTCTCTATGGTGGACGTAGTGATGCTTCTCCATGGGCATTTTCAGCCACTACAACGGCTGCAACCCCAGCTGCGATCCTTCTTCCACCAACACTACCTGGGTGGTCAGGAGCCCACCCCCAGTAACATCCGG ATGGCAACCCACACATTAATCACGGGGCTAGAAGAGTATGTGCGGGAGAGTTTT TCCTTGGTGCAGGTTCAGCCAGGTGTGGACATCATCCGGACAAACCTGGAATTTCTCCAAGAGCAGTTTAATAGCATTGCTGCTCATGTGCTGCATTGCACAG ATAGTGGATTTGGGGCCCGGTTGCTGGAGTTGTGTAACCAAGGCCTGTTTGAATGCCTGGCCCTGAACCTGCATTGCTTGGGGGGACAGCAGATGGAGCTTGCTGCTGTTATCAATGGCCGAATT CGTCGTATGTCTCGCGGGGTGAATCCCTCCTTGGTGAGCTGGCTGACCACTATGATGGGACTGAGGCTTCAGGTGGTACTGGAGCACATGCCCGTAGGTCCTGATGCCATTCTCAGATACGTTCGCAGGGTTGGTGATCCCCCCCAG CCTCTTCCTGAGGAGCCAATGGAAGTTCAGGGAGCAGAAAGAGCTTCCCCTGAGCCTCAG CGGGAGAAtgcttccccagcccctggaacAACAGCAGAAGAGGCCATGTCCCGAGGTCCACCTCCTGCTCCTGAGGGGGGCTCCCGGGATGAACAGGATGGAGCTTCAGCTGAGACAGAACCTTGGGCAGCTGCAGTCCCCCCA GAATGGGTCCCTATTATCCAGCAGGACATTCAGAGCCAGCGGAAGGTGAAACCGCAGCCCCCTCTGAGTGATGCCTACCTCAGTGGTATGCCTGCCAAGAGACGCAAG ACGATGCAGGGTGAGGGCCCCCAGCTGCTTCTCTCAGAGGCTGTGAGCCGGGCAGCTAAGGCAGCCGGAGCTAGGCCCCTGACGAGCCCCGAGAGCCTGAGCCGGGACCTGGAGGCACCAGAGGTTCAGGAGAGCTACAGGCAGCAG cTCCGGTCCGATATACAAAAACGACTGCAGGAAGACCCCAACTACAGTCCCCAGCGCTTCCCCAATGCCCACCGGGCCTTTGCTGATGATCCTTAG
- the BAG6 gene encoding large proline-rich protein BAG6 isoform X19 — protein sequence MEPNDSTSTSVEEPDSLEVLVKTLDSQTRTFIVGAQMNVKEFKEHIAASVSIPSEKQRLIYQGRVLQDDKKLQEYNVGGKVIHLVERAPPQTQLPSGASSGTGSASATHGGGPSPGTRGPGASVHDRNANSYVMVGTFNLPSDGSAVDVHINMEQAPIQSEPRVRLVMAQHMIRDIQTLLSRMECRGGPQPQHSQPPPQPPAVTQEPVALSSQTSEPVESEAPPREPMEAEEVEERAPAQNPELTPGPAPAGPTPAPETNAPNHPSPAEYVEVLQELQRLESRLQPFLQRYYEVLGAAATTDYNNNHEGREEDQRLINLVGESLRLLGNTFVALSDLRCNLACAPPRHLHVVRPMSHYTTPMVLQQAAIPIQINVGTTVTMTGNGTRPPPTPNAEAPPPGPGQASSTAPSSTNVESSTEGAPPPGPAPPPATSHPRVIRISHQSVEPVVMMHMNIQDSGTQPGGVPSAPTGPLGPPGHGQTLGQQVPGFPTAPTRVVIARPTPPQARPSHPGGPPVSGTLQGAGLGTNASLAQMVSGLVGQLLMQPVLVAQGTPGMAPPPAPATASASAGTTNTATTAGPAPGGPAQPPPTPQPSTADLQFSQLLGNLLGPAGPGAGGPGVASPTITVAMPGVPAFLQGMTDFLQATQTAPPPPPPPPPPQPAPEQQTMPPPSSPSGGPGSPGGLGLESLSPEFFTSVVQGVLSSLLGSLGARAGSSESIAAFIQRLSGSSNIFEPGADGALGFFGALLSLLCQNFSMVDVVMLLHGHFQPLQRLQPQLRSFFHQHYLGGQEPTPSNIRMATHTLITGLEEYVRESFSLVQVQPGVDIIRTNLEFLQEQFNSIAAHVLHCTDSGFGARLLELCNQGLFECLALNLHCLGGQQMELAAVINGRIRRMSRGVNPSLVSWLTTMMGLRLQVVLEHMPVGPDAILRYVRRVGDPPQPLPEEPMEVQGAERASPEPQRENASPAPGTTAEEAMSRGPPPAPEGGSRDEQDGASAETEPWAAAVPPEWVPIIQQDIQSQRKVKPQPPLSDAYLSGMPAKRRKLRSDIQKRLQEDPNYSPQRFPNAHRAFADDP from the exons ATGGAGCCTAATGATAGTACCAGTACCTCTGTGGAGGAGCCTGACAGCTTGGAGGTGCTGGTGAAGACGCTGGACTCTCAAACTCGGACCTTTATTGTGGGGGCCCAG ATGAATGTAAAAGAGTTTAAGGAGCATATTGCTGCCTCTGTCAGCATCCCGTCTGAAAAACAACGGCTCATTTACCAGGGACGAGTTCTGCAAGATGATAAGAAGCTCCAGGAATACA ATGTTGGGGGAAAGGTTATCCACCTGGTGGAACGGGCTCCTCCTCAGACTCAGCTCCCTTCTGGGGCATCTTCTGGGACGGGGTCTGCCTCAGCCACTCATGGTGGGGGACCCTCGCCTGGTACTCGGGGGCCTGGGGCCTCTGTTCATGACCGGAATGCCAACAGCTATGTCATGGTTGGAACCTTCAATCTTCCT AGTGACGGCTCTGCTGTGGATGTTCACATCAACATGGAACAGGCCCCGATTCAG AGTGAGCCCCGGGTACGGCTGGTGATGGCTCAACACATGATCAGGGATATACAGACCTTACTATCCCGGATGGAG TGTCGAGGAGGACCCCAACCGCAGCATAGTCAGCCACCCCCGCAGCCACCAGCTGTGACCCAGGAGCCAGTAGCCTTGAGCTCTCAAACATCAGAACCAGTTGAAAGTGAAGCACCTCCTCGGGAGCCCATGGAGGCAGAAGAAGTGGAGGAGCGTGCCCCAGCCCAGAACCCGGAGCTCACTCCTGGTCCAGCCCCAGCGGGCCCAACACCTGCCCCGGAAACAAACGCACCCAA CCATCCTTCCCCTGCGGAGTATGTGGAGGTGCTCCAAGAGCTCCAGCGGCTGGAGAGTCGCCTCCAGCCCTTCTTGCAGCGCTACTACGAGGTTCTGGGTGCTGCTGCCACCACGGACTATAATAACAAT CACGAGGGCCGGGAGGAGGATCAGCGGTTGATCAACTTGGTGGGGGAGAGCCTGCGACTGCTGGGCAACACCTTTGTTGCACTGTCTGACCTGCGCTGCAATCTGGCCTGTGCGCCCCCACGACACCTGCATGTAGTCCGGCCTATGTCTCACTACACCACCCCCATGGTGCTCCAGCAGGCAGCCATTCCCATACAG ATCAACGTGGGAACCACTGTGACCATGACAGGAAATGGGACTCGGCCCCCCCCAACTCCCAATGCGGAGGCACCTCCCCCTGGTCCTGGGCAGGCCTCGTCCACGGCTCCGTCTTCTACCAATGTCGAGTCCTCAACTGAGGGGGCTCCCCCTCCAGGTCCAGCTCCCCCGCCAGCCACCAGCCACCCGAGGGTCATCCGGATTTCCCACCAGAGCGTGGAACCCGTGGTCATGATGCACATGAACATTCAAG ATTCTGGCACACAACCTGGTGGTGTTCCGAGTGCTCCCACTGGCCCCCTGGGGCCCCCTGGTCATGGCCAAACCCTGG GACAGCAGGTACCAGGCTTCCCAACAGCTCCAACCCGGGTGGTGATTGCCCGGCCCACTCCTCCACAGGCTCGGCCTTCTCATCCTGGAGGGCCCCCAGTCTCTGGGACACTG CAGGGCGCCGGGCTGGGTACCAATGCTTCGTTGGCCCAGATGGTGAGCGGCCTTGTGGGGCAGCTTCTTATGCAGCCAGTCCTTGTGG CTCAGGGGACTCCAGGAATGGCTCCACCACCAGCCCCTGCCACTGCTTCTGCCAGTGCTGGCACCACCAACACAGCTACCACAGCTGGCCCCGCCCCTGGGGGGCCTGCCCAGCCTCCACCCACCCCTCAACCCTCCACGGCTGATCTTCAGTTCTCTCAGCTTCTGGGGAACCTGCTAGGGCCTGCCGGACCAGGGGCTGGAGGGCCTGGTGTGGCTTCTCCCACTATCACTGTGGCGATGCCTGGTGTCCCTGCCTTTCTCCAGGGCATGACTGACTTCTTGCAG GCAACACAGACAGCCCCtccaccacccccacctcctccacccccacaACCTGCCCCAGAGCAGCAGACCATGCCCCCACCAAGCTCCCCTTCTGGTGGGCCAGGGAGTCCTGGAGGCCTGGGTCTTGAGAGCCTATCACCGGAGTTTTTTACCTCAGTGGTGCAGGGTGTGCTGAGCTCCCTGCTGGGCTCCTTGGGGGCTCGGGCTGGCAGCAGTGAAAGTATTGCTGCCTTCATACAACGCCTCAGTGGATCCAGCAACATCTTTGAGCCTGGAGCTGATGGGGCCCTTG GATTCTTTGGGGCCCTGCTCTCTCTTCTGTGCCAGAACTTCTCTATGGTGGACGTAGTGATGCTTCTCCATGGGCATTTTCAGCCACTACAACGGCTGCAACCCCAGCTGCGATCCTTCTTCCACCAACACTACCTGGGTGGTCAGGAGCCCACCCCCAGTAACATCCGG ATGGCAACCCACACATTAATCACGGGGCTAGAAGAGTATGTGCGGGAGAGTTTT TCCTTGGTGCAGGTTCAGCCAGGTGTGGACATCATCCGGACAAACCTGGAATTTCTCCAAGAGCAGTTTAATAGCATTGCTGCTCATGTGCTGCATTGCACAG ATAGTGGATTTGGGGCCCGGTTGCTGGAGTTGTGTAACCAAGGCCTGTTTGAATGCCTGGCCCTGAACCTGCATTGCTTGGGGGGACAGCAGATGGAGCTTGCTGCTGTTATCAATGGCCGAATT CGTCGTATGTCTCGCGGGGTGAATCCCTCCTTGGTGAGCTGGCTGACCACTATGATGGGACTGAGGCTTCAGGTGGTACTGGAGCACATGCCCGTAGGTCCTGATGCCATTCTCAGATACGTTCGCAGGGTTGGTGATCCCCCCCAG CCTCTTCCTGAGGAGCCAATGGAAGTTCAGGGAGCAGAAAGAGCTTCCCCTGAGCCTCAG CGGGAGAAtgcttccccagcccctggaacAACAGCAGAAGAGGCCATGTCCCGAGGTCCACCTCCTGCTCCTGAGGGGGGCTCCCGGGATGAACAGGATGGAGCTTCAGCTGAGACAGAACCTTGGGCAGCTGCAGTCCCCCCA GAATGGGTCCCTATTATCCAGCAGGACATTCAGAGCCAGCGGAAGGTGAAACCGCAGCCCCCTCTGAGTGATGCCTACCTCAGTGGTATGCCTGCCAAGAGACGCAAG cTCCGGTCCGATATACAAAAACGACTGCAGGAAGACCCCAACTACAGTCCCCAGCGCTTCCCCAATGCCCACCGGGCCTTTGCTGATGATCCTTAG
- the BAG6 gene encoding large proline-rich protein BAG6 isoform X13 encodes MLKCLRMRSATHAGVVRSPGRRRRRLLWVLGSLPPRPAPARLALRNSLFGAADFLVVPHKSKAWGPGGSRKYRLEIPKYYRETEVAVGGRDLSAMEPNDSTSTSVEEPDSLEVLVKTLDSQTRTFIVGAQMNVKEFKEHIAASVSIPSEKQRLIYQGRVLQDDKKLQEYNVGGKVIHLVERAPPQTQLPSGASSGTGSASATHGGGPSPGTRGPGASVHDRNANSYVMVGTFNLPSDGSAVDVHINMEQAPIQSEPRVRLVMAQHMIRDIQTLLSRMECRGGPQPQHSQPPPQPPAVTQEPVALSSQTSEPVESEAPPREPMEAEEVEERAPAQNPELTPGPAPAGPTPAPETNAPNHPSPAEYVEVLQELQRLESRLQPFLQRYYEVLGAAATTDYNNNHEGREEDQRLINLVGESLRLLGNTFVALSDLRCNLACAPPRHLHVVRPMSHYTTPMVLQQAAIPIQINVGTTVTMTGNGTRPPPTPNAEAPPPGPGQASSTAPSSTNVESSTEGAPPPGPAPPPATSHPRVIRISHQSVEPVVMMHMNIQDSGTQPGGVPSAPTGPLGPPGHGQTLGQQVPGFPTAPTRVVIARPTPPQARPSHPGGPPVSGTLQGAGLGTNASLAQMVSGLVGQLLMQPVLVAQGTPGMAPPPAPATASASAGTTNTATTAGPAPGGPAQPPPTPQPSTADLQFSQLLGNLLGPAGPGAGGPGVASPTITVAMPGVPAFLQGMTDFLQATQTAPPPPPPPPPPQPAPEQQTMPPPSSPSGGPGSPGGLGLESLSPEFFTSVVQGVLSSLLGSLGARAGSSESIAAFIQRLSGSSNIFEPGADGALGFFGALLSLLCQNFSMVDVVMLLHGHFQPLQRLQPQLRSFFHQHYLGGQEPTPSNIRMATHTLITGLEEYVRESFSLVQVQPGVDIIRTNLEFLQEQFNSIAAHVLHCTDSGFGARLLELCNQGLFECLALNLHCLGGQQMELAAVINGRIRRMSRGVNPSLVSWLTTMMGLRLQVVLEHMPVGPDAILRYVRRVGDPPQPLPEEPMEVQGAERASPEPQRENASPAPGTTAEEAMSRGPPPAPEGGSRDEQDGASAETEPWAAAVPPEWVPIIQQDIQSQRKVKPQPPLSDAYLSGMPAKRRKLRSDIQKRLQEDPNYSPQRFPNAHRAFADDP; translated from the exons atGCTTAAGTGTCTACGCATGCGTAGTGCGACACACGCAGGCGTAGTACGGTCCCCCGGGcgacggcggcggcggctcctCTGGGTGCTCGGCTCCCTCCCACCTAGGCCGGCCCCGGCCCGACTCGCCCTCAGAAACTCACTGTTTGGGGCTGCGGACTTTCTCGTCGTGCCCCACAAAAGTAAAGCTTGGGGACCTGGGGGGAGCCGGAAGTATCGCCTCGAGATCCCCAAATACTATCGGGAAACGGAAGTGGCCGTCGGTGGCAG AGACCTGTCGGCCATGGAGCCTAATGATAGTACCAGTACCTCTGTGGAGGAGCCTGACAGCTTGGAGGTGCTGGTGAAGACGCTGGACTCTCAAACTCGGACCTTTATTGTGGGGGCCCAG ATGAATGTAAAAGAGTTTAAGGAGCATATTGCTGCCTCTGTCAGCATCCCGTCTGAAAAACAACGGCTCATTTACCAGGGACGAGTTCTGCAAGATGATAAGAAGCTCCAGGAATACA ATGTTGGGGGAAAGGTTATCCACCTGGTGGAACGGGCTCCTCCTCAGACTCAGCTCCCTTCTGGGGCATCTTCTGGGACGGGGTCTGCCTCAGCCACTCATGGTGGGGGACCCTCGCCTGGTACTCGGGGGCCTGGGGCCTCTGTTCATGACCGGAATGCCAACAGCTATGTCATGGTTGGAACCTTCAATCTTCCT AGTGACGGCTCTGCTGTGGATGTTCACATCAACATGGAACAGGCCCCGATTCAG AGTGAGCCCCGGGTACGGCTGGTGATGGCTCAACACATGATCAGGGATATACAGACCTTACTATCCCGGATGGAG TGTCGAGGAGGACCCCAACCGCAGCATAGTCAGCCACCCCCGCAGCCACCAGCTGTGACCCAGGAGCCAGTAGCCTTGAGCTCTCAAACATCAGAACCAGTTGAAAGTGAAGCACCTCCTCGGGAGCCCATGGAGGCAGAAGAAGTGGAGGAGCGTGCCCCAGCCCAGAACCCGGAGCTCACTCCTGGTCCAGCCCCAGCGGGCCCAACACCTGCCCCGGAAACAAACGCACCCAA CCATCCTTCCCCTGCGGAGTATGTGGAGGTGCTCCAAGAGCTCCAGCGGCTGGAGAGTCGCCTCCAGCCCTTCTTGCAGCGCTACTACGAGGTTCTGGGTGCTGCTGCCACCACGGACTATAATAACAAT CACGAGGGCCGGGAGGAGGATCAGCGGTTGATCAACTTGGTGGGGGAGAGCCTGCGACTGCTGGGCAACACCTTTGTTGCACTGTCTGACCTGCGCTGCAATCTGGCCTGTGCGCCCCCACGACACCTGCATGTAGTCCGGCCTATGTCTCACTACACCACCCCCATGGTGCTCCAGCAGGCAGCCATTCCCATACAG ATCAACGTGGGAACCACTGTGACCATGACAGGAAATGGGACTCGGCCCCCCCCAACTCCCAATGCGGAGGCACCTCCCCCTGGTCCTGGGCAGGCCTCGTCCACGGCTCCGTCTTCTACCAATGTCGAGTCCTCAACTGAGGGGGCTCCCCCTCCAGGTCCAGCTCCCCCGCCAGCCACCAGCCACCCGAGGGTCATCCGGATTTCCCACCAGAGCGTGGAACCCGTGGTCATGATGCACATGAACATTCAAG ATTCTGGCACACAACCTGGTGGTGTTCCGAGTGCTCCCACTGGCCCCCTGGGGCCCCCTGGTCATGGCCAAACCCTGG GACAGCAGGTACCAGGCTTCCCAACAGCTCCAACCCGGGTGGTGATTGCCCGGCCCACTCCTCCACAGGCTCGGCCTTCTCATCCTGGAGGGCCCCCAGTCTCTGGGACACTG CAGGGCGCCGGGCTGGGTACCAATGCTTCGTTGGCCCAGATGGTGAGCGGCCTTGTGGGGCAGCTTCTTATGCAGCCAGTCCTTGTGG CTCAGGGGACTCCAGGAATGGCTCCACCACCAGCCCCTGCCACTGCTTCTGCCAGTGCTGGCACCACCAACACAGCTACCACAGCTGGCCCCGCCCCTGGGGGGCCTGCCCAGCCTCCACCCACCCCTCAACCCTCCACGGCTGATCTTCAGTTCTCTCAGCTTCTGGGGAACCTGCTAGGGCCTGCCGGACCAGGGGCTGGAGGGCCTGGTGTGGCTTCTCCCACTATCACTGTGGCGATGCCTGGTGTCCCTGCCTTTCTCCAGGGCATGACTGACTTCTTGCAG GCAACACAGACAGCCCCtccaccacccccacctcctccacccccacaACCTGCCCCAGAGCAGCAGACCATGCCCCCACCAAGCTCCCCTTCTGGTGGGCCAGGGAGTCCTGGAGGCCTGGGTCTTGAGAGCCTATCACCGGAGTTTTTTACCTCAGTGGTGCAGGGTGTGCTGAGCTCCCTGCTGGGCTCCTTGGGGGCTCGGGCTGGCAGCAGTGAAAGTATTGCTGCCTTCATACAACGCCTCAGTGGATCCAGCAACATCTTTGAGCCTGGAGCTGATGGGGCCCTTG GATTCTTTGGGGCCCTGCTCTCTCTTCTGTGCCAGAACTTCTCTATGGTGGACGTAGTGATGCTTCTCCATGGGCATTTTCAGCCACTACAACGGCTGCAACCCCAGCTGCGATCCTTCTTCCACCAACACTACCTGGGTGGTCAGGAGCCCACCCCCAGTAACATCCGG ATGGCAACCCACACATTAATCACGGGGCTAGAAGAGTATGTGCGGGAGAGTTTT TCCTTGGTGCAGGTTCAGCCAGGTGTGGACATCATCCGGACAAACCTGGAATTTCTCCAAGAGCAGTTTAATAGCATTGCTGCTCATGTGCTGCATTGCACAG ATAGTGGATTTGGGGCCCGGTTGCTGGAGTTGTGTAACCAAGGCCTGTTTGAATGCCTGGCCCTGAACCTGCATTGCTTGGGGGGACAGCAGATGGAGCTTGCTGCTGTTATCAATGGCCGAATT CGTCGTATGTCTCGCGGGGTGAATCCCTCCTTGGTGAGCTGGCTGACCACTATGATGGGACTGAGGCTTCAGGTGGTACTGGAGCACATGCCCGTAGGTCCTGATGCCATTCTCAGATACGTTCGCAGGGTTGGTGATCCCCCCCAG CCTCTTCCTGAGGAGCCAATGGAAGTTCAGGGAGCAGAAAGAGCTTCCCCTGAGCCTCAG CGGGAGAAtgcttccccagcccctggaacAACAGCAGAAGAGGCCATGTCCCGAGGTCCACCTCCTGCTCCTGAGGGGGGCTCCCGGGATGAACAGGATGGAGCTTCAGCTGAGACAGAACCTTGGGCAGCTGCAGTCCCCCCA GAATGGGTCCCTATTATCCAGCAGGACATTCAGAGCCAGCGGAAGGTGAAACCGCAGCCCCCTCTGAGTGATGCCTACCTCAGTGGTATGCCTGCCAAGAGACGCAAG cTCCGGTCCGATATACAAAAACGACTGCAGGAAGACCCCAACTACAGTCCCCAGCGCTTCCCCAATGCCCACCGGGCCTTTGCTGATGATCCTTAG